The Miltoncostaea marina DNA window GCTCCTGCGCACGGAGCGCATCGGCTACGCGGAGGCGTGGGACGCGCAGCGGCGCCTGGCCGCGCTGCGCGCCGCGGGCGAGGTGCCCGACGTGCTGTGGCTGCTCGAGCACCCGCCCACGTTCACCGCCGGCCGCCACGGCAGGCGGGAGGATCTCTTCCTCTCCGACGAGGCGCTCGCCGGCTCCGGGGCCACGTTCGTGCGCGTCGACCGCGGCGGCCAGATGACGTGGCACGGCCCCGGCCAGAGCGTGGGCTACGCGATCTGCGACCTGCGCCCCGGCCGGCGCGTGCGCGCCTTCGTGGAGGCGATGGTCGAGGCGATGCGCGAGGCGGCGGCCCTGCCGGGCGCGGCCGCCGGCGACGACGCGATGGGCCTGTACGCGGGCGGTCGTAAGCTGGGCAGCGTGGGCATCCGGGTCGCCGGCGGCATCACCACCCACGGCCTCGCCCTCAACCGCGACCCCGACCTCGACTGGTTCCGGATCATGACCGCCTGCGGCGCGCCGGGGGTGGAGGCGACCTCCATCGCGGCCGAGGGCGGCGACCCCGGTCGCGAGCGGGTCGACGCGGCCCTCGCCGACGGGCTCGCCCGGCGGCTCGGCCTGCGGCTGGAGCCCGCGGCGCTCGACGACCTGCTGGGCGCCCCGACCCCCGGCGGCCGGGGCGCGGCGGACTAGGGCACGCGCGAGGGCGCGCACCCGCCCGCCGCGGGGGCATCCGCCCGCACCCCGCTCAGGGCAGGAGCGACTCCCACGCGACCAGGGTCGCCGCGACGAGGGCGTCGTCGGCCGGGTCGCCGCCGGCAGCGGCGACGGCCTCGGCCAGCTCGTCGGCCGGCAGCTCGAACGGCTCCGCCTCGGGCAGGGCCGCCCGGAGCGCCCGGGCGAGCGACTCGGGGTCGGCGGGCCGGCCGGTCAGAGCAGGTTGACCGCCGCGGCGGCGGCGAGGATGAGGATGATGCCCCCGTACCCCATGTAGCCGGAGGCCAGGAGCAGCACCCCCAGGCCCACCAGCAGCACCGCGAGGACGCCCCACGAGACCTTCCCGAGGCCCCCGGCGCCGAGCTCCCAGCCGCGCTCGGGCGGGCGCGCCCGGCGCTGCTTGCGCGGTTCGACCGTCACGGCGGGCACGTTAGCCCACCGCGCGGGCGACGCGGCCCCTACGCGCGGGCGAGCTGGCCGCAGGCGGCGGCCACGTCGGCCCCGCGCGAGCGGCGCACGGACGCCTCGAGCCCCGCGTCCGCGAGGGCGCCGAGGAACGCCCTGCGGCGCTCCGGCGGGCTGGCGCGGTAGGGCCCGGCGGTGGGGTTGTACTCGATCACGTTGACGTGGAAGCGCCCGTCGCGCAGCAGGCGGGCCAGGCGCCGGGCGTCGGCCGGCGCGTCGTTGACGCCGTCGAGCAGCAGGTACTCGATGAACACCCGCCGGCCGGTCGTGTCGCAGTAGCGCCGGCACGCGCTCAGCAGGTTGGCGATCGGGTAGCGGGCGTTGATCGGCATGAGCGCCGAGCGGGTGTCGTCGTCGGCCGCGTGCAGGGAGATCGCCAGCCGCACCGCCAGCGGGTGGTCGGCGAGCCGGGCGATGCCCGGCACCCAGCCGACGGTCGAGATCGCGATGCGCCGCGGCGAGATGCCGAGGCCCTCCGGGGCGGCGATGCCGCCGCACGCCTCGAGCACG harbors:
- the rlmN gene encoding 23S rRNA (adenine(2503)-C(2))-methyltransferase RlmN, yielding MDRAALASLLAEWGQPPYRARQAAEAQRAGADGWADVSAFPAALRARLEEHLPFWTLEPRQRVVSRDGTVKWGLRAGDGAFVEAVLIAHEEGRRTVCVSSQAGCALACRFCATGAMGPGRDLTPAEILDQAVLAAREAAAQDARLTNVVFMGMGEPMQNLDAVLEACGGIAAPEGLGISPRRIAISTVGWVPGIARLADHPLAVRLAISLHAADDDTRSALMPINARYPIANLLSACRRYCDTTGRRVFIEYLLLDGVNDAPADARRLARLLRDGRFHVNVIEYNPTAGPYRASPPERRRAFLGALADAGLEASVRRSRGADVAAACGQLARA
- the lipB gene encoding lipoyl(octanoyl) transferase LipB, with amino-acid sequence MTRPGLLLRTERIGYAEAWDAQRRLAALRAAGEVPDVLWLLEHPPTFTAGRHGRREDLFLSDEALAGSGATFVRVDRGGQMTWHGPGQSVGYAICDLRPGRRVRAFVEAMVEAMREAAALPGAAAGDDAMGLYAGGRKLGSVGIRVAGGITTHGLALNRDPDLDWFRIMTACGAPGVEATSIAAEGGDPGRERVDAALADGLARRLGLRLEPAALDDLLGAPTPGGRGAAD